The following coding sequences are from one Novosphingobium sp. Gsoil 351 window:
- a CDS encoding nuclear transport factor 2 family protein has translation MTRDPALQELLDKQAIAEVIQRYSRTLDWLDDEGQASCYWPEAAIDYAFFTGTAAEFVPVVMKIERSSQRRWHMLSSLAIRLHSPTRASTECYGQATGVRENDGVWTGNLFGGRYLDEFEKRGDEWRIIKRDYVMDWSMPLGVQNDGTPDPVFPLPVLRIVESGHPKYRAM, from the coding sequence ATGACCCGCGATCCCGCGCTGCAGGAACTGCTCGACAAGCAGGCCATCGCCGAAGTGATCCAGCGCTATTCGCGCACGCTCGACTGGCTCGACGACGAAGGCCAGGCGAGCTGCTATTGGCCGGAGGCGGCGATCGACTATGCCTTCTTCACCGGCACGGCGGCGGAGTTCGTGCCGGTGGTGATGAAGATCGAGCGCTCAAGCCAGCGCCGCTGGCACATGCTCTCGAGTCTGGCGATCCGGCTGCATTCCCCAACGCGCGCCAGCACCGAATGCTATGGCCAGGCGACCGGGGTGCGCGAGAACGACGGGGTGTGGACCGGCAACCTCTTCGGCGGCCGCTATCTCGACGAATTCGAGAAGCGCGGCGATGAATGGCGGATCATCAAGCGCGACTACGTGATGGACTGGTCGATGCCGCTGGGCGTTCAGAACGACGGGACGCCCGACCCGGTGTTTCCGCTGCCGGTGCTGCGAATCGTGGAATCGGGGCATCCGAAGTACCGGGCGATGTAA
- a CDS encoding VOC family protein, producing the protein MALPVRQIAYFCADIEASARAHSASFGSGPFFLGRHVPLSWSEHRGVRVQHDHSSAYGQWGEVMVEFVQQHGTDPSAFHDLYPVDSGRLGLHHLAVWVDRLDEALSHFEDAGMPLAQLSETAGGTRYAFVDAAATHGHMIELYEPTPGLTGFYAMVADAARGWTGGNLLRELG; encoded by the coding sequence ATGGCGCTGCCCGTCCGCCAGATCGCCTATTTCTGCGCCGACATCGAAGCCTCCGCGCGGGCGCACAGTGCCTCGTTCGGTTCGGGGCCGTTCTTTCTCGGCCGCCACGTCCCGCTGTCGTGGAGCGAGCATCGCGGCGTGCGTGTGCAGCACGATCACTCGAGCGCCTATGGCCAGTGGGGCGAGGTGATGGTCGAATTCGTCCAGCAGCACGGCACCGACCCGAGCGCGTTCCATGATCTCTATCCCGTCGATTCGGGGCGCCTCGGGCTGCACCACCTCGCGGTCTGGGTCGATCGGCTGGACGAGGCGCTGAGCCATTTCGAGGACGCCGGAATGCCGCTGGCCCAGCTCAGCGAGACCGCGGGCGGCACGCGCTATGCCTTCGTCGATGCCGCCGCCACGCACGGCCACATGATCGAACTCTACGAACCTACGCCGGGGCTGACCGGGTTCTATGCGATGGTCGCCGATGCCGCGCGCGGCTGGACCGGCGGAAATCTGTTACGCGAACTCGGCTAG
- a CDS encoding fatty acid--CoA ligase has translation MTEAATALPQALGDLVREHARTQPDTAAFSFGDENLTFGELDAGSNRAAQGLAALGVGKGDRIAYLGKNHPLYFEVLIAAAKLGAVMTPVNWRLAPPEVAYIVNDCQAKVLFVGEGFAEMLDKVRGDFAHVASVIGIDAGDAAFTDYRRWRDGFPATDPLVPVAPEDDALQLYTSGTTGRPKGAVMTHGSIISSRHRDEADLKDWQKPIPGEVTLLAMPCFHISGTGTGIGTIAAGTCSIVLPEYDPTQALDLIARYNISKIFLVPAAIQIMLNHPRVGEVDFSRLKFITYGASPIPLELMRAAMERFGCGFVQMYGMTETSGTIVTLDPEDHVPEGSPRMRSVGKPLPGVEVKIIDGEGNEVPANTVGEIATRSPKNMRGYWNLPDATAATIDTEGWLRTGDAGYFDDDGYLYIHDRVKDMIISGGENVYPAEVENAVYSHPKVADVAVIGVPDAKWGEAVKACVVVKPGETLSEAEVIAHARQHIAGYKCPKSVDFIAALPRNPSGKILRRELRVPYWEGRERAIN, from the coding sequence ATGACCGAAGCGGCGACCGCGTTGCCTCAGGCCTTGGGCGATCTGGTGCGCGAGCACGCGCGAACCCAGCCGGATACCGCGGCCTTCAGCTTTGGCGACGAGAATCTTACTTTCGGCGAGCTCGACGCCGGTAGCAACCGCGCGGCGCAGGGCCTGGCCGCGCTCGGTGTCGGCAAGGGCGACCGCATCGCCTACCTGGGCAAGAACCATCCGCTCTATTTCGAGGTCCTGATCGCCGCGGCCAAGCTCGGCGCGGTGATGACCCCGGTCAACTGGCGGCTGGCCCCGCCCGAGGTCGCCTACATCGTCAACGATTGCCAGGCGAAAGTGCTGTTCGTCGGCGAAGGCTTCGCCGAGATGCTGGACAAGGTGCGCGGCGATTTCGCGCACGTCGCCTCGGTGATCGGGATCGACGCGGGAGACGCGGCCTTCACCGATTATCGCCGGTGGCGCGATGGGTTTCCGGCCACCGACCCCCTAGTTCCCGTGGCGCCCGAGGACGACGCGCTCCAGCTCTACACCTCGGGAACGACCGGACGGCCCAAGGGCGCGGTGATGACCCACGGCTCGATCATCTCCTCGCGGCATCGCGACGAGGCCGATCTCAAGGACTGGCAGAAGCCGATCCCCGGCGAGGTCACGCTGCTGGCCATGCCGTGCTTCCACATCAGCGGCACGGGCACCGGGATCGGAACGATCGCCGCGGGAACCTGCTCGATCGTGCTGCCCGAATACGATCCCACCCAGGCGCTCGACCTGATCGCGCGCTACAACATCTCGAAAATCTTCCTCGTCCCCGCCGCGATCCAGATCATGCTCAACCACCCGCGCGTGGGCGAGGTCGATTTCAGCCGGCTGAAGTTCATCACCTATGGCGCCTCGCCGATCCCGCTCGAGCTGATGCGCGCGGCGATGGAGCGGTTCGGCTGCGGCTTCGTCCAGATGTACGGGATGACCGAGACCAGCGGGACCATCGTCACGCTCGATCCCGAGGATCACGTGCCCGAGGGCAGCCCGCGGATGCGCTCGGTGGGCAAGCCGTTGCCTGGCGTCGAGGTCAAGATCATCGACGGCGAGGGCAACGAGGTTCCCGCCAACACGGTCGGAGAGATCGCGACGCGCAGCCCCAAGAACATGCGCGGCTACTGGAACCTGCCCGATGCCACCGCCGCGACGATCGACACCGAAGGCTGGCTGCGCACCGGCGACGCGGGGTACTTCGACGATGACGGGTATCTCTACATCCACGACCGGGTGAAGGACATGATCATCAGCGGGGGCGAGAACGTCTATCCCGCCGAGGTCGAAAACGCCGTCTATTCGCACCCCAAAGTGGCCGATGTCGCCGTCATCGGCGTGCCAGACGCCAAGTGGGGCGAGGCGGTCAAGGCCTGCGTGGTGGTCAAGCCGGGCGAGACGTTGAGCGAGGCCGAGGTGATCGCGCACGCCCGCCAGCACATCGCGGGCTACAAGTGCCCCAAGTCGGTCGATTTCATCGCCGCCCTGCCGCGCAATCCATCGGGCAAGATCCTCCGGCGAGAGCTGCGCGTGCCGTATTGGGAAGGGCGGGAACGGGCGATCAATTGA
- a CDS encoding SDR family oxidoreductase, with product MALITVVGASGRQGMAQVRQALAAGYDVRALSRHEDPFAGARIDGVERVEVRPIDLYEPETYTAAFEGSDYIFYTHPLQARADRAVLVGEVGKAGAAAGVKRVVWNTSSWIPDKPGDAHTYAGNTAGINALWRSGAPGTVFGSVLFMDNLLTNWARPFIVNEDRYVYPHNPSLEANWISLDDVAKFMLASIERPDMEGAWLNIGGPERLVGKQVTEVLSKTFKKPIKYDPCTPQEFGDYLVRAAGDEMPPENRKDFAAGIAAFYEYNNTAPTKPFSVDMDHVYERFPELEGKLEPLQEWADRQDWSESNHRPAFG from the coding sequence ATGGCCCTCATCACCGTCGTCGGCGCATCGGGTCGCCAGGGCATGGCGCAAGTCCGCCAGGCGCTCGCCGCCGGGTACGATGTCCGTGCCCTGTCGCGCCATGAGGACCCGTTCGCCGGGGCGCGGATCGACGGGGTCGAGCGCGTCGAAGTCCGACCGATCGATCTTTACGAGCCCGAGACCTATACCGCCGCGTTCGAGGGCAGCGACTACATCTTCTACACCCACCCCCTCCAGGCCCGCGCCGACCGGGCGGTGCTGGTCGGCGAGGTCGGCAAGGCCGGTGCCGCCGCCGGGGTCAAGCGGGTGGTGTGGAACACGTCTAGCTGGATTCCCGACAAGCCCGGCGATGCGCATACTTACGCCGGCAACACCGCCGGGATCAACGCGCTGTGGCGCTCGGGCGCGCCGGGCACGGTGTTCGGATCGGTGCTGTTCATGGACAATTTGCTGACCAACTGGGCGCGTCCGTTCATCGTCAACGAGGATCGCTACGTCTATCCGCACAACCCCAGTCTGGAGGCCAACTGGATCAGCCTGGACGACGTCGCGAAATTCATGCTCGCCTCGATCGAGCGGCCCGACATGGAGGGCGCGTGGCTCAACATAGGCGGACCGGAGCGGCTCGTGGGCAAGCAGGTGACCGAGGTACTCTCGAAGACCTTCAAGAAGCCGATCAAGTACGATCCGTGCACCCCACAGGAATTCGGCGACTATCTGGTCCGGGCGGCCGGCGACGAAATGCCGCCGGAGAACCGCAAGGACTTCGCCGCCGGGATCGCCGCGTTCTACGAATACAACAACACCGCCCCGACCAAGCCGTTCAGCGTCGACATGGACCACGTCTACGAGCGGTTCCCGGAGCTCGAAGGCAAGCTTGAACCGCTGCA
- a CDS encoding cytochrome P450: MDHRVNHELSPMACPHTLADVDLFGPGAAEHWYEAYPILHDAAPVARLPGQGLTPDRDAFILTKYADIARVVRDWERFPPTLSLLVAQIQQSGKMAREMPDIDAMVQSIVALRPTPELWRAHRQQLTDPWVGPGAKRHEAMIRGHVDDLIAGFADRATIDFVADFARPLPQRTMASVLGFPLEDVTQLAIWGNAQVMSYVHGCGHNNVLTAEQTAEKFRLLAGFSDYVRDKVREKRAAPRDDMISFLTQVRYEALDRKLSDDEINGIVYAMVIGGLETTQYALAEQAQIVCETPGLFDRLKADRASIRPFIEEGMRLRSPTQGLSTRITSRDEVFQGVEVPAGSTLHLRWAAANIDPEEFEDPLTLKLDRKAVTRHLAFSAGPRVCPGAGLSRLEQTIAWNRLCDGLDGIAYAPGNTFLHQPGIMLGTMELKLELEPAA, translated from the coding sequence ATGGACCACCGCGTCAACCACGAACTCAGCCCGATGGCCTGCCCGCACACGCTGGCCGACGTCGACCTGTTCGGCCCCGGGGCGGCCGAGCACTGGTACGAGGCCTATCCGATCCTGCACGACGCCGCGCCGGTCGCGCGCCTGCCGGGCCAAGGTCTCACACCCGATCGCGACGCCTTCATCCTGACCAAATACGCCGACATCGCGCGAGTGGTGCGCGATTGGGAGCGGTTCCCGCCGACGCTGTCGCTGCTCGTCGCCCAAATCCAGCAGTCCGGAAAGATGGCGCGCGAGATGCCCGATATCGACGCGATGGTGCAGTCGATCGTCGCGCTGCGGCCCACTCCCGAGCTGTGGCGCGCGCACCGCCAGCAACTGACCGATCCGTGGGTCGGCCCCGGTGCGAAGCGGCACGAGGCGATGATCCGCGGCCACGTCGATGATTTGATCGCGGGCTTCGCGGACCGCGCAACGATCGATTTCGTCGCCGATTTCGCGCGCCCCCTGCCCCAGCGGACGATGGCCAGCGTGCTCGGCTTCCCGCTGGAGGACGTCACCCAGCTTGCCATCTGGGGCAACGCGCAGGTCATGTCCTACGTCCACGGCTGCGGGCACAACAACGTCCTGACCGCCGAACAGACCGCCGAGAAATTCCGCCTGCTCGCGGGTTTTTCGGACTACGTCCGCGACAAGGTGCGGGAAAAGCGCGCCGCGCCGCGCGACGACATGATCAGCTTTTTGACGCAGGTCCGCTACGAGGCGCTGGACCGCAAGCTGAGCGACGACGAGATCAACGGAATCGTCTACGCGATGGTGATCGGCGGGCTGGAGACCACGCAGTACGCATTGGCCGAGCAGGCGCAGATCGTTTGCGAGACGCCTGGCCTGTTCGACCGCCTCAAGGCCGACCGCGCATCGATCCGCCCGTTCATCGAAGAGGGGATGCGGCTGCGTTCGCCGACGCAGGGCCTCTCGACCCGGATCACCTCGCGCGACGAGGTGTTCCAGGGTGTGGAAGTGCCTGCTGGATCGACGCTTCACTTGCGCTGGGCCGCAGCGAACATCGATCCCGAGGAATTCGAGGACCCGCTGACGCTCAAGCTCGATCGCAAGGCGGTGACCCGGCACCTGGCCTTCTCCGCGGGGCCGCGGGTCTGCCCCGGGGCCGGGCTTTCGCGGCTAGAGCAGACGATCGCCTGGAACCGGCTGTGCGACGGCCTGGACGGGATCGCCTACGCGCCGGGCAACACTTTCCTTCACCAGCCCGGGATCATGCTCGGCACGATGGAACTGAAACTCGAACTGGAGCCGGCCGCATGA
- a CDS encoding nuclear transport factor 2 family protein: MPGQAQDVIERFWQIQDGGDYTKLVDLFAEDAVVEDVVWGTRRGRDEIMAFMTTMVKEMGERKIHFTIDEICGDDHSCWSRWTMHSPAGTRGGCGIYKVADGKLTYYRDYSDPSEPEEPGA, from the coding sequence ATGCCGGGACAGGCGCAGGACGTGATCGAGCGGTTCTGGCAAATCCAGGATGGCGGCGATTACACAAAACTGGTCGATCTGTTCGCCGAAGATGCGGTGGTCGAGGACGTGGTCTGGGGGACGCGACGCGGGCGCGACGAGATCATGGCGTTCATGACCACGATGGTGAAGGAAATGGGCGAGCGGAAGATCCACTTCACCATCGACGAGATCTGCGGCGACGATCATTCCTGTTGGTCTCGCTGGACGATGCACTCGCCCGCGGGAACGCGCGGTGGCTGCGGGATTTACAAGGTGGCGGACGGCAAGCTCACGTATTACCGCGACTATAGCGACCCGAGCGAACCGGAGGAACCGGGTGCCTGA
- a CDS encoding PaaI family thioesterase: MSEQDPPAGFEPANFSPGFLDRGGPYWLGKADGRTIVGLRIGEGHLNYQDAAHGGVLTTFADVALSFALFASEQPPLPVATATLTVNFLGAARLGDWLEAEARIDRIGKRIGYASGAIRCGHETIATMSGVFSILRR; the protein is encoded by the coding sequence GTGAGCGAGCAAGATCCACCGGCAGGGTTCGAGCCCGCCAATTTCTCGCCGGGCTTTCTGGACCGCGGTGGGCCATACTGGCTGGGCAAAGCGGATGGCCGGACGATCGTCGGCCTGCGCATCGGCGAAGGCCACCTCAACTATCAGGATGCCGCGCATGGCGGAGTGCTGACGACGTTTGCCGACGTCGCGCTGTCCTTCGCATTGTTCGCCAGCGAGCAACCACCGCTGCCCGTCGCCACCGCGACGCTGACGGTCAACTTCCTCGGCGCCGCCAGGCTCGGCGACTGGCTCGAGGCCGAGGCGCGGATCGACCGGATCGGCAAGCGGATCGGCTATGCCAGCGGCGCAATCCGCTGCGGGCATGAGACGATCGCCACGATGTCCGGGGTGTTCAGCATTCTGCGCCGCTAG
- a CDS encoding carboxymuconolactone decarboxylase family protein, whose translation MSTVPRVSSAIPGAPAHFGSVLAHQPALADRFADLYGAFWASDVLSARVKEICRMRNARITACAFCRQVRFAKPIAAGLDETVIDDVTDDYPNSGSLTEAEKAALRFTDALIFDPALFDEAASRAIDRHFTRAQFAELTLGVMLFLALAKVLITLGLEPEHLDRTELPTPARRTWGASATDGPHVAIDPAVERVLGASPELLARFRRFYGELWRDGTLGADLLAAVQQRIARVHANGAPEAQAPRDPSREALLAYAAQIPFEHHAITDAAAAQVRETLGEDGFVAFTVAAALSDALCRARMVLESATVDAGTA comes from the coding sequence ATGTCGACCGTGCCCCGTGTTTCATCGGCCATCCCGGGCGCGCCCGCCCATTTCGGATCGGTCCTCGCCCACCAACCGGCGCTCGCCGACCGCTTCGCCGATTTGTACGGCGCATTCTGGGCCAGCGACGTCCTTTCGGCGCGGGTCAAGGAGATCTGCCGGATGCGCAACGCGCGGATCACCGCCTGCGCGTTCTGCCGGCAGGTTCGCTTTGCCAAGCCGATCGCCGCCGGGCTCGACGAAACGGTGATAGACGACGTCACCGACGACTACCCCAACTCAGGCTCGTTGACCGAGGCCGAAAAGGCCGCGCTGCGCTTCACCGACGCGCTGATCTTCGATCCCGCGCTGTTCGACGAAGCGGCGTCGCGCGCCATCGACCGCCACTTCACGCGCGCGCAGTTCGCCGAGCTGACGCTGGGCGTAATGCTGTTCCTGGCGCTCGCCAAGGTGCTGATCACGCTCGGCTTGGAACCCGAACACCTCGACCGGACCGAACTGCCGACGCCGGCCCGGCGCACCTGGGGCGCATCCGCCACCGATGGGCCGCACGTCGCCATCGATCCCGCGGTCGAGCGCGTGCTCGGGGCCAGTCCGGAGCTGCTCGCCCGGTTCCGGCGGTTCTATGGAGAACTGTGGCGTGACGGCACCCTCGGCGCGGACCTGCTCGCCGCGGTCCAACAGCGGATCGCGCGAGTTCACGCGAACGGCGCGCCCGAGGCGCAGGCGCCACGGGACCCAAGCCGCGAAGCCTTGCTCGCCTATGCCGCGCAGATCCCGTTCGAGCACCACGCGATCACCGATGCCGCGGCGGCGCAGGTTCGCGAAACGCTGGGCGAGGACGGGTTCGTCGCGTTCACGGTCGCCGCCGCGCTATCCGATGCGCTGTGCCGGGCGCGCATGGTGCTCGAAAGCGCCACGGTCGACGCCGGCACGGCCTAG
- a CDS encoding NADP-dependent oxidoreductase, with protein sequence MTIVNRHWRLDARPQGDAFEDALTLAESPLAAPGDGQIVLRNELLSMDAGTRMWMSDRTDGYQPPLPLGSTMVGLVIGRVVATRHKDFAEGTLVRAFGQWADYSTIDPVLAGAVELDESVADKRAWVGELGMNGWTALWGIERTGAAKPGETVLVSAAAGATGLLACQVAAALGCTVWGIAGGAAKRRALVEEFGLAGAIDYKAGDVAARLAETGGIDVYFDNVGGPLLDEVLPKMNHYGRVAVCGLVSDYTTGQRTAPREYDQVLMRRLRIEGFFSPDFMDKGPELTARLRTWYDAGRLRLPYDSVSGLENVLVGYRRMLTGASLGKAIVELVT encoded by the coding sequence ATGACCATAGTGAACCGCCACTGGCGGCTCGACGCGCGCCCGCAAGGCGATGCGTTCGAAGACGCGCTGACGCTCGCCGAATCACCGCTCGCCGCGCCCGGCGACGGGCAGATCGTGTTGCGCAACGAACTGCTCTCGATGGATGCGGGCACGCGGATGTGGATGAGCGACCGCACCGACGGCTATCAGCCGCCGCTGCCGCTGGGCTCGACGATGGTCGGGCTGGTCATCGGACGAGTGGTCGCGACCCGGCACAAGGACTTCGCCGAAGGCACGCTGGTGCGGGCGTTCGGCCAGTGGGCGGACTACAGCACGATCGATCCAGTCTTGGCCGGCGCGGTCGAGCTCGACGAGAGTGTCGCCGACAAGCGTGCCTGGGTCGGCGAGCTGGGGATGAACGGGTGGACCGCGCTGTGGGGGATCGAGCGCACCGGCGCCGCCAAGCCCGGCGAGACCGTGCTGGTCTCTGCGGCGGCGGGCGCGACCGGACTGCTCGCCTGCCAGGTCGCCGCCGCGCTGGGCTGCACCGTCTGGGGCATCGCGGGCGGGGCGGCCAAGCGCCGCGCATTGGTCGAAGAATTCGGGCTGGCGGGGGCGATCGACTACAAGGCCGGCGACGTCGCGGCCAGGCTGGCCGAAACCGGCGGGATCGACGTCTATTTCGATAATGTCGGCGGGCCGCTGCTCGACGAGGTCCTGCCCAAGATGAACCATTACGGGCGTGTCGCCGTGTGCGGGCTGGTTTCCGACTACACGACCGGCCAGCGCACCGCCCCGCGCGAGTACGACCAGGTTCTGATGCGGCGGCTGCGGATCGAAGGGTTCTTCTCGCCCGATTTCATGGACAAGGGCCCGGAGCTCACCGCGCGGTTGCGGACATGGTACGATGCGGGACGGCTGCGCCTGCCATACGACAGCGTCTCCGGCCTGGAAAACGTCCTCGTCGGCTATCGCCGGATGCTGACGGGGGCGAGCCTGGGCAAAGCCATCGTGGAGCTTGTGACATGA
- a CDS encoding nuclear transport factor 2 family protein — protein MTMRLEDREAIREIVALYAHAIDRRRWGMMERLFHPDATFGFGPVVGDWRGFVEQARAIIDPCTATQHQLGQTLIGFADADTAHCETYLTAMHIVPAGYPRPEVFPDRGETYAAIIAGRYVDRFERRGRLWRIASRQGLYDWREYRVIGEADLAGMPEGACGYHDGRDPSTAVVTDWL, from the coding sequence ATGACCATGCGCCTGGAAGACCGCGAGGCGATCCGCGAGATCGTCGCTCTCTACGCCCACGCCATCGACCGGCGGCGGTGGGGCATGATGGAGCGATTGTTCCACCCCGACGCGACTTTCGGCTTCGGTCCGGTGGTCGGCGACTGGCGCGGTTTTGTCGAACAGGCGCGCGCGATCATCGATCCCTGCACCGCCACCCAGCACCAGCTCGGCCAGACGCTGATCGGGTTCGCGGACGCCGATACTGCACACTGCGAAACCTATCTGACCGCGATGCACATTGTCCCAGCCGGTTACCCACGCCCCGAGGTATTTCCCGATCGCGGCGAAACCTACGCTGCGATCATCGCCGGGCGCTATGTCGACCGGTTCGAGCGGCGGGGCCGCCTATGGCGGATCGCCAGCCGTCAGGGGCTTTACGACTGGCGGGAATACCGCGTGATCGGCGAGGCGGACTTGGCGGGTATGCCCGAGGGCGCCTGCGGCTATCATGATGGGCGCGATCCCTCGACCGCGGTGGTCACGGACTGGCTCTAG
- a CDS encoding putative quinol monooxygenase encodes MTTLLAHIKIKPGKEAKWEAIMHDMVAQTFANEDGVVRYEYWKGQAVNAYYCLLSFTDKWAFYAHQMSDHHEGHDFADVLAGIELEYVGPVQGAGGDLAPTLDPPLPADASEAMRTAQARFPLAIPAWWSGRQ; translated from the coding sequence ATGACCACCTTGCTCGCGCACATCAAGATCAAGCCCGGCAAGGAAGCCAAGTGGGAGGCGATCATGCACGACATGGTCGCGCAGACGTTCGCCAACGAGGACGGCGTCGTCCGCTACGAATACTGGAAGGGCCAGGCGGTGAACGCCTATTATTGCCTGCTATCGTTCACCGACAAATGGGCGTTCTATGCGCACCAGATGTCCGATCACCACGAAGGCCACGACTTCGCCGACGTGCTTGCGGGGATCGAGCTCGAATACGTCGGTCCGGTGCAGGGAGCGGGCGGCGATCTTGCGCCGACGCTCGATCCGCCGCTGCCCGCCGACGCCAGCGAGGCGATGCGCACCGCGCAGGCCCGCTTCCCGCTGGCGATCCCGGCCTGGTGGAGCGGACGGCAATGA
- a CDS encoding carboxymuconolactone decarboxylase family protein: MARIAKLAPEDWDPRLREAARPESASDLEQGLTRFFAHCPEQALGLMQFGGALKRNRALPERLVELVRLRVAFFNQCRSCMAIRYSDAVADGLSEDLVCSLAKPHEADNLSDAEKAAIRYGELMATDHLAIGDAIYADLRKHFSEAEIVELGMTVAFFVGFGRLAATWHMVEELPPAFQTAETIAPWGQEKVQVR, translated from the coding sequence TTGGCCCGGATCGCGAAGCTTGCTCCAGAGGATTGGGATCCCCGCCTGCGCGAGGCCGCCCGGCCCGAATCCGCCAGCGATCTGGAACAGGGGCTGACCCGGTTCTTCGCGCATTGCCCCGAACAGGCGCTGGGCCTGATGCAGTTCGGCGGCGCGCTGAAGCGCAACCGCGCGCTGCCCGAGCGCCTGGTCGAGCTGGTCCGCTTGCGCGTCGCGTTCTTCAACCAGTGCCGCAGCTGCATGGCGATCCGCTATTCCGACGCGGTCGCCGACGGATTGAGCGAGGACCTGGTCTGCTCGTTGGCCAAGCCGCACGAGGCCGATAACCTCAGCGATGCCGAGAAGGCGGCGATCCGCTATGGCGAGTTGATGGCGACCGACCATCTCGCGATCGGCGATGCGATCTACGCCGATCTGCGCAAGCATTTCAGCGAGGCGGAGATCGTCGAGTTGGGAATGACGGTGGCATTCTTCGTCGGCTTCGGGCGGCTCGCGGCGACGTGGCACATGGTCGAGGAACTGCCCCCCGCATTCCAGACCGCGGAAACCATCGCCCCATGGGGCCAGGAAAAGGTCCAGGTGCGCTGA
- a CDS encoding enoyl-CoA hydratase/isomerase family protein translates to MPDEVLREDHDGWVQLTLNRPDKLNALTVAIFGELRAHIADLATAEGIGCIVLRGAGKCFSAGHDLADIAAGERPPSRGWHSETLRMLEKLPIPVIAAVHGHCYTGALEVALAADFIVAAEGARFGDTHAKFALTPVWGMSVRLPRRVGIATAKRLMFTAQMIDAAEAVRIGLAEYAIPDDGFATEIERLAAQVAAQSHFSHAANKRLLERADGVPADAALIAEWMDGEGRGPDMEKRIAGFTKR, encoded by the coding sequence GTGCCTGACGAGGTTTTGCGCGAAGACCACGACGGCTGGGTGCAACTCACCCTCAACCGGCCCGACAAGCTCAACGCGCTGACCGTCGCCATATTTGGCGAATTGCGCGCCCACATCGCCGATCTGGCGACGGCCGAGGGCATAGGTTGCATCGTGCTGCGCGGCGCGGGCAAGTGCTTCTCCGCGGGGCATGACTTGGCCGATATCGCGGCGGGCGAGCGTCCGCCTTCTCGCGGATGGCATTCGGAAACGCTGCGGATGCTCGAAAAACTGCCGATCCCGGTGATCGCGGCGGTTCACGGACATTGCTACACCGGCGCGCTCGAAGTCGCATTGGCGGCGGACTTCATCGTCGCCGCCGAGGGCGCACGGTTCGGCGATACCCATGCCAAGTTTGCGCTGACACCGGTGTGGGGGATGAGCGTGCGGCTGCCGCGCCGCGTCGGCATCGCCACCGCCAAGCGGCTGATGTTCACCGCGCAGATGATCGATGCGGCCGAAGCGGTGCGGATCGGGTTGGCCGAATATGCGATCCCGGATGACGGGTTCGCTACCGAGATCGAACGGCTGGCGGCGCAGGTCGCCGCGCAATCGCACTTCAGTCATGCCGCCAACAAGCGCCTGCTCGAACGCGCCGACGGCGTGCCTGCAGACGCCGCCCTGATCGCCGAATGGATGGACGGCGAGGGTCGCGGGCCGGACATGGAGAAACGCATCGCAGGGTTCACGAAGCGGTAG